GGATCGATTTCGTGGGTCATGGTGCGGGTCAGCTTGGCGGCAAAACCGAAATCGGCCGGCACTTTGGGGAGCATGCGTTCCATGGCCGCGGCCCGGGGCATCTGGTACCAGGTGTAATTGAGCTCGGTCACGCTGAATTGCCGGGCATAGAGCGCCAGCATCTCGCGTGCCGGGGTGCCCGGCGGATAGAAGCCGGCCTCGCTCCATTCCGGATAGGCGTATCCGCTGGTGCCCACCCGCAGCGGGCATGCAGGGGCTGTGTCGAGAGGGACTGAGGGTGTCGCCGATGATGCCGCCGATGATATCATGGATTTTTGTCGCCTTTGCCTTTTTGCCGGATAACACTACGAAACCGCCGCGCGTTGAATGCCGATGACCTTGCCCTGCACCAACACCTCGTCAAAACCGTAAAACATGGACGCAAAATCGGGGTTCTCCGGTCGCAGCTCGATGCGGTTCTTGCGCAGAAAGAAGCGCTTGACCGTGGCCTCCTCGTTGTGCACCAGGGCCACCACGATTTCGCCGTTGCGGGCGTACTGGCGCGGCGTGCAGATGGCCAGGTCTCCGTCGAGAATCGCGGCATCCCGCATGGAATCCCCCTGCACCCGCAGGGCGAACAGGTGCTGCTCCTGGAACAGGGCGGCATCCACGACCACGGTGCCGTCCCACTCCTGCTGGGCATACATGGGCAGACCCGCGGTGATCCGGCCCACGATGGGGACTTCGCGCCAGCGATGCGGTGCGATGGGTTGCTGGGCTGGATTGAGCAGAAAAAGGGTCCGGCTGTAGCGTCCTTCGCGTTTCACGTACCCTTTTTCCTCCAGTGCCTTGAGTCCCTGGGCCACGGCGGCATGGCTGATGCCCAGTTCGGCGGCGGCCTCCCGCAGGCTGGGCGCCTTGCCGTCACGATCGACACTCCGGCCCAGGTAGTCGAAGAGCTGCTGTTGTTTGGGGGTCAGTCGGGGTTGCATGGCCACTCCGTTTTGGTGGTTTTTAAAAATCTATAATCGACGATATGTAAATGTCAATGTAAATATTCATGTTGATTTTAATCGTTACATTCAGAGGGATCGCCGCTTTACAGGTTCGCGGCGGTGGGATATGATCGCCGACCGTTTTCAAGCCATGGGGGATGCATGCCTGACACTTCGGAAAATTTTGATATCGATCGGTTCGTGGATTTGCTCGCCGCCGCATATGCCCAGTGGCGGGCGCCGATCATCACCTTTCTGGCCAACCGCGGCGCGACGCCTTTCGAGGTGCTCGTGTCCACTATTTTGTCCCTGCGCACCAAGGACGAGGTGACGTCGGAGGCGGCGGCCCGGCTCTTTGCCCGGGCACGCACGCCGGAACAGATGTTAGACTTGGGAGAGCACCGGGTGGCCGAGTTGATTTATCCGGTCGGGTTCTATCCGACCAAGGCCAAACGGCTGGTGGAGATCAGTCGGATCATACGGGACGAACACGGCGGCAAGGTGCCCGATACCATGGAGGGGTTGTTGGCCTTACCCGGGGTGGGGCGCAAAACCGCCAATCTCGTGCTGGTGGAAGGCTACGGCCAAGACGCCATTTGTGTGGATACCCATGTGCATCGCATCAGCAATCGCATCGGCTACGTGCAAACCCGCACGCCCGAACAGACCGAGATGGCATTGCGCGACAAGCTGCCGCGCAGGCACTGGATCCGCTACAATGAGCTGCTGGTGGCCTTCGGCCAGGTGATTTGCCGGCCCATATCCCCGTTTTGCAGCCGCTGCCCGGTGGCATGGATGTGTCCGCGGATCGGGGTGGCGAAGTCGAGGTAGGATTCGTTGTGCACTATTTTTTTCGCGGCTGGTCGCCCACCAGCTCTTCCATGGTGATCTCGCCCCGTTTGCTGAACGGGATTTTCCCCGGCCACACGGCGCCGTTCAAGCGCATGTGCCCCTTGACGGCATAGGTCCACTTCTCATTTGAGGTGCCGTTTTGCATGCCCTGGATGAGATGATGGGCGACACCGACCATGTCGATCATGGCGGCGAATACCGTGACCGTAACGATATCGCTGCCGTAGGCGGGGATTTCCCTGTCCGGATTGGCGACGCCATTGGCCAGCCGGCGCCCATTGAGCGACAGGTCGCAATTGATCCCTTGAATCGGCAGGCTATGGTCGTTGGGGTTCGATACCCGCAGATCCACCTGGAATATGGATTCGAATCCTTTGATCTCCTGCAACCGGATGGCGGCCAGACCAATGTGCGGGGTTTCAAATCCACCCCCCAGGGTGGCGCAGCCAAACAGCACGAGTGCCGGGACGAAACCGCACAGGCGCATGATGACCCGCCGGATGGAATGCCATCGCATATGTTGGACTCCTTTAATCCTTCTTGCGGTCCGGAAGGGTCAGCCCTTTAAGCAGTTCCATTCCCTTTTTTTCCAGATCCTGCTTGAGTTCTTTTTCGGTCGGAATGGCCTTTTTAAGAGCCTCCTTGTCCGGCAGCGGTTGTTCCAGCAGGGCTTTGAGATCCGGCTTGAATTTTGGCTTTTCGAAGGTCCCCCCGACGTTGACCGGCACCATCACCCCCGAACGCTCTTTGGCGTCGCCTTGTCCTTTTAGAGTCCCCACGAATTTGGGATCGATGCGGAGGTTCAGGGTTTCCTGGGCCAGGTCGGCCGATCCGCTGGCGGCGACGCGCAGTAAGGGCGATACGAGGTTGGCGACCTCCAAGGTGGTTACACCATTGTCGGCGATAAACTGAACCACCAGTTCGCTGAAATCGGTGCGCGGTTTTTCAGAGGATTTTTCAGCCAGACCGAAGGCCGACTGAACATTGCGCACCATGCCGTCCAGGTCGAGGCCTATGATGGCGCCGTCCTTGAATTGGAGCTTGCCATTGCCGCTCAGGGTCCTGCGAATCGTATCGGCCGTGTCGCCGCTGAATTGAAGATCCAGGGCCGCACTCATCATGCCCTGAATCATCTCTTTGTCGAGCAGGTCCTTGATCAAGGGGGCGGACTGGACACCGGCGAGTGTAACGGTAGCCTTGCTCATCGGTTTGCGGGATTGCACGTTGACGGTGCTTTTTGCGGCCAGATGGCCATCATAGAGCGCCATCCCAAGCGGATCGATCCGAATGATGCCGTCGCGGGCCGTGGCCTTTAACATGATGTCTTCCACGATCATGTTTTTGGCCTTGATGCGGCCCGCTTTCAGTTGCGCATCCAACACGAGTTTACGCAGAGGGGCATAGTCGGTTTCGGCTGTCTCGGGAGTGGGGGTCCGGGCTTTATCCTCTTTGGAAGACTTTTTTTCAGAAGGCGGTGGTAGATAGCGATCCAGATCAATACGATCGAGTTCGGCGGAGAGTTGCAGATCAGGCTTGCTCCATGTCTGACCACGCCCCTGAAAGGTGATTCGGGAGTCGTCCAGCGTCAGCTTTCCATCTGAAATGGCGACCCGATCCGGTTGTCCGGAAACGGTCAAGTCCAGGGCGATGCGATCGAGAACCTGCGGGTCCGCGGTGCTGAAGGGGAGTGCTATGTTGGCCTCCTCCAGCGCTTTTCGCAACGAAAAAGGCGAGACTTGGATGCCGGCGTCAAACCGGGGGGCCTCTAAAACATTTTCGATTTGTCCCTGAATACGTGCATCGATTTTTTTCAGCAAGACGGCCACGATGTCCAACTGGATCGGTTTCTGACCGATGGGGGTACCCAATGGACCGGCCGTTCCTTTCACTCGGATCGGGTGCCCGTTGGCTATGGCATTGAAATCTATTCCGATCGGCTGATCCATGGAGAGATCTGTAAGAATCAGGCCCACATCCTTGATCTCTTGTTTTGTTCCGGCCTCTTGATCCACAATGAGAAACCGACCGTCGGTGATGGCGAACTCTTCGGCTTTGAGGGATTTAATTGGAAGTCCGGTCTTTTTAGCGGATTCTTGCGGCGTCGAGCTTTTCGCGCCCGCAGCGGTCGCGGATTTTGCCGCTTCTCCCAGGCCGTCCAGATTGCTTTTGCCCGTGTTTGATGTTTCCAGGACAATATGTGGGCTTTTGATCACAAAGCGCTTGATTTCATATGTGCCGGTGAGTAGCGGCAACAGTTTGATGCGAACTTCGAACAAACCGACGGAAATAAAGTTTTTTTCACTAAAACCAGAAGGATTTTGAATAGATACATCAGAAAGGGCCAGGCCCACCCACGGGAACACGGAGGGGACGATTTTGCCGCCCAACACGACACGTCGGCCCATAGCATTGCTTGCTTCGGTCTCGATCGCCGGCTTGTACTTCTCGAAATTGATGACCATGGGGGCAATCATGACGGCCACCAGAACAACGACGATCAAACAGACAATGGCAATCAACACCCATTTTAAAGGTTTTGGCATGCAACCTCCATTCGGTAAGGGTACGGTGATTTGTCCTTGTCTCCGGACAATGGCTCGCATCCGGGGTGGGTTCTAATCAATGCGAATGTGGTTTCAAGACAGGATCTGTGCATGACTATCTCAAAGCCCCTTCGAAGTTGCAAGTAACCTAATGCTTTTAACTGGAATGTAAATGCATACCGGAAGGTCGATCCTTGGACGAGTGTAGGTTTTTGGTTTTAATTTTCCTTGTTTTTTCATGCCGATTTGGGCAATTCAAAGGAATATTTTTTATCAACCGTTGGTTTACTGATGATGGATATCTTCGATCAAACCAAAAGTGCACAACCTGCCGAATCCAGGCCCTTGCCCGAGCGTATGCGGCCGCGAACCCTGCAGGCGTTTGTGGGCCATGCCCATGTCGTCGGACCGGGCACCCTGCTGGCCGAGGCCATTCGGAACGACCGGATTTTCTCCATGATCCTCTGGGGGCCCCCGGGTTCAGGTAAAACCACGCTGGCCCGCATCATCACCCAGGCCTCGGGTTCTTATTTCGTTCACTTTTCCGCTGTTTTGTCGGGCGTCAAAGAGATACGTGCGGTGATCGAGGAGGCAAGGGAACAGTTGCACAAACATGGTCGCAGAACGATCCTGTTCGTGGACGAAATTCATCGGTTCAACAAATCACAGCAGGATGCTTTTCTCCATCATGTCGAAAGCGGTCTGTTGACCCTCATTGGTGCGACCACCGAGAACCCCTCCTTCGAAGTGATCGCGCCGCTGCTTTCCAGATGCCGCGTCGTGACGCTTTCGGCATTGACCGAGGCGGATTTGCGAGCCATTTTAAACCGGGCACTCGACGATGTGGAGAACGGTTTGGGACGGTACCGACTGGCACTCAACACCGAAGCGGCAGAGCATCTGATTCGTCTGTCGGGCGGCGACGCCCGGACGGCGCTCAACAATCTGGAGATGGCCGCATTTATGACCCTGGCAAGACAGGGACCGACCCAGGACCAGACGCCGAGGGTAATTGATCTGGATGACGTTGAAAAAGCGGTCCAGCAAAAGGCATTGCAATACGATAAAAGCGGCGAAGAACACTACAACCTGATCTCCGCATTTCATAAGAGCCTGCGCGGCAGCGATCCGGACGCGGCTCTCTATTGGTTGGCGCGCATGCTCATGGCCGGTGAAGACCCCCTGTATGTGGCCAGGCGCATGGTGCGGTTTGCATCGGAGGACATCGGCAACGCCGATCCGTATGCATTGCGCCTGACCATGGCGGCCATGGAGGCTTTTCGATTCATCGGTCCGCCCGAAGGCGAACTGGCGCTGGCCCAGGCGGCCGTCTATCTGGCTACGGCGACCAAAAGCAACAGTATTTACAAAGCCTATGGAAGAGTCCAGGAGGTGATCCGGAAAACGGGCACCCTGCCTGTGCCGCTACATATCCGCAATGCCCCCACGCAACTGATGAAATCCCTGGGTTACGGTCGTGATTACCAGTATGCCCACGACCATAAGGACGCCTTTGTACCCCAGCACTATCTTCCCGAGCAGCTGCAGGGCAATATCTATTACTTTCCCCAGGAACGGGGGTATGAGAAGCTGATCAAACAGCGAGTCGACCATTGGCGGCAGCAGTTGGCCGGTCAGAAAACGAAAAATACCTGAGCCATTCCCGCCTTTTTCTTCAAAATTCTGACTATCGGATGTCTGCCCCATTGCGCCGATGGGTTGGTATTTTTATTCGTCATCAACATGCCAATCGATAAAAGTTGCCTCACAACCCTGGCAATCATTGCGCATTGATTTATTTTATTAATAGTTTTCGTGCCGGTGGCCGCTCGGTCTGGAGGAGGCAATCGGCTCGGGCCTTGGGTTATTTTAAGGAACATTTAACCGTAAACAATTTGAGAAGAGAGGATTGTCTTATGTCTCAATTGATTGCCTGTAAATCCAAAAACGGCATTGTTCTCGCTGCGGACGGCAAAGCGGTTGATGTGGATATGAATGGAAATTTGATCGAGCTCAAAGTGGATCGACTGCATCAGTTGTCCAACAATGCCGCGATTTTGAATGGCGGGGCCGCCGCGGGTGAATTCATGTGCCATTCGCTGAAGCAATTCGTCTATGGTGAAAACTTGACGTATGTGGACGAAATCTACCAGGCGGCATTGCCTTATTTGGCGACGGAGTATGAACGGTTCATGCGCAAGACCTGTGAAATTCG
This Desulfatitalea tepidiphila DNA region includes the following protein-coding sequences:
- a CDS encoding endonuclease III domain-containing protein encodes the protein MPDTSENFDIDRFVDLLAAAYAQWRAPIITFLANRGATPFEVLVSTILSLRTKDEVTSEAAARLFARARTPEQMLDLGEHRVAELIYPVGFYPTKAKRLVEISRIIRDEHGGKVPDTMEGLLALPGVGRKTANLVLVEGYGQDAICVDTHVHRISNRIGYVQTRTPEQTEMALRDKLPRRHWIRYNELLVAFGQVICRPISPFCSRCPVAWMCPRIGVAKSR
- the lexA gene encoding transcriptional repressor LexA — encoded protein: MQPRLTPKQQQLFDYLGRSVDRDGKAPSLREAAAELGISHAAVAQGLKALEEKGYVKREGRYSRTLFLLNPAQQPIAPHRWREVPIVGRITAGLPMYAQQEWDGTVVVDAALFQEQHLFALRVQGDSMRDAAILDGDLAICTPRQYARNGEIVVALVHNEEATVKRFFLRKNRIELRPENPDFASMFYGFDEVLVQGKVIGIQRAAVS
- a CDS encoding LEA type 2 family protein, which codes for MRWHSIRRVIMRLCGFVPALVLFGCATLGGGFETPHIGLAAIRLQEIKGFESIFQVDLRVSNPNDHSLPIQGINCDLSLNGRRLANGVANPDREIPAYGSDIVTVTVFAAMIDMVGVAHHLIQGMQNGTSNEKWTYAVKGHMRLNGAVWPGKIPFSKRGEITMEELVGDQPRKK
- a CDS encoding AsmA family protein yields the protein MPKPLKWVLIAIVCLIVVVLVAVMIAPMVINFEKYKPAIETEASNAMGRRVVLGGKIVPSVFPWVGLALSDVSIQNPSGFSEKNFISVGLFEVRIKLLPLLTGTYEIKRFVIKSPHIVLETSNTGKSNLDGLGEAAKSATAAGAKSSTPQESAKKTGLPIKSLKAEEFAITDGRFLIVDQEAGTKQEIKDVGLILTDLSMDQPIGIDFNAIANGHPIRVKGTAGPLGTPIGQKPIQLDIVAVLLKKIDARIQGQIENVLEAPRFDAGIQVSPFSLRKALEEANIALPFSTADPQVLDRIALDLTVSGQPDRVAISDGKLTLDDSRITFQGRGQTWSKPDLQLSAELDRIDLDRYLPPPSEKKSSKEDKARTPTPETAETDYAPLRKLVLDAQLKAGRIKAKNMIVEDIMLKATARDGIIRIDPLGMALYDGHLAAKSTVNVQSRKPMSKATVTLAGVQSAPLIKDLLDKEMIQGMMSAALDLQFSGDTADTIRRTLSGNGKLQFKDGAIIGLDLDGMVRNVQSAFGLAEKSSEKPRTDFSELVVQFIADNGVTTLEVANLVSPLLRVAASGSADLAQETLNLRIDPKFVGTLKGQGDAKERSGVMVPVNVGGTFEKPKFKPDLKALLEQPLPDKEALKKAIPTEKELKQDLEKKGMELLKGLTLPDRKKD
- a CDS encoding replication-associated recombination protein A; its protein translation is MMDIFDQTKSAQPAESRPLPERMRPRTLQAFVGHAHVVGPGTLLAEAIRNDRIFSMILWGPPGSGKTTLARIITQASGSYFVHFSAVLSGVKEIRAVIEEAREQLHKHGRRTILFVDEIHRFNKSQQDAFLHHVESGLLTLIGATTENPSFEVIAPLLSRCRVVTLSALTEADLRAILNRALDDVENGLGRYRLALNTEAAEHLIRLSGGDARTALNNLEMAAFMTLARQGPTQDQTPRVIDLDDVEKAVQQKALQYDKSGEEHYNLISAFHKSLRGSDPDAALYWLARMLMAGEDPLYVARRMVRFASEDIGNADPYALRLTMAAMEAFRFIGPPEGELALAQAAVYLATATKSNSIYKAYGRVQEVIRKTGTLPVPLHIRNAPTQLMKSLGYGRDYQYAHDHKDAFVPQHYLPEQLQGNIYYFPQERGYEKLIKQRVDHWRQQLAGQKTKNT